From one Desulfurobacterium thermolithotrophum DSM 11699 genomic stretch:
- a CDS encoding NADH ubiquinone oxidoreductase encodes MVKIGIMGLTGCSGCQCEILNCKDALYKLLGKVEFCYFPLAQDNNSFEEFDILFVEGSVTTDLDEEKVKKGRKVSKILVAIGSCACYGGVQAQRNDEVTLEEMLKEVYGTTEFPVNVSKPKAVSEIVKVDYELPGCPLDKKQFVYAVAFLLNGVKPFFPKIPVCHECKLSETECLTLKGIPCQGPISYAGCGAPCTSAGVGCQGCRGDCDFPNYEEMISILKEEGLSTKDAANFIKVFRGKQAQERLSEIFSKGVLNEKRG; translated from the coding sequence ATGGTGAAGATAGGAATTATGGGATTAACAGGTTGTTCAGGATGTCAGTGTGAGATTTTAAATTGTAAAGATGCTTTATACAAATTACTCGGTAAAGTAGAGTTTTGTTATTTTCCTTTGGCTCAAGACAACAATTCTTTCGAAGAATTTGACATTCTCTTTGTCGAAGGTTCTGTAACAACAGATCTTGATGAAGAAAAAGTTAAAAAGGGACGAAAAGTTTCAAAAATTTTAGTTGCTATTGGTAGTTGCGCTTGCTATGGAGGAGTTCAGGCTCAAAGAAATGATGAAGTTACTTTGGAAGAAATGCTAAAAGAAGTCTATGGAACTACTGAATTTCCTGTAAATGTATCAAAACCAAAGGCTGTTTCAGAGATTGTAAAAGTTGATTATGAACTTCCTGGATGTCCTTTGGATAAGAAGCAGTTTGTTTATGCAGTTGCGTTCTTACTAAACGGAGTAAAGCCTTTCTTTCCTAAAATTCCTGTTTGTCACGAGTGTAAACTTTCTGAAACTGAGTGTTTAACTCTCAAAGGAATTCCTTGTCAAGGACCTATTTCTTATGCTGGGTGTGGAGCTCCATGTACATCTGCTGGAGTTGGTTGTCAAGGATGTAGAGGAGACTGTGATTTTCCAAATTATGAGGAAATGATTTCTATCTTAAAAGAAGAAGGACTATCAACTAAAGATGCTGCTAACTTTATTAAAGTTTTTAGAGGAAAACAAGCACAAGAAAGACTTTCTGAAATCTTCTCAAAAGGAGTGCTAAATGAAAAGAGAGGTTAA
- a CDS encoding Ni/Fe hydrogenase subunit alpha: MKREVNINHLTRVEGHGAVNIVFENEKLKEIKLRFTEGPRFFEYITRERLYTEIPKIVSRICGICYVSHRLASISAIENAFEVEITPEIKLLRKLLVVGECLESHALHLYFLALPDYMGYPSTIAMAKDYPNVVKRGFLLKEIGNKIMKLIGGKTIHGENILPGGFKSVPSREQLQKVQEDLYKAIPEIKATISLFDSFDYPKFNKEHPISLCINGDKFALLGDSLGLSDGTLFTKKEYELFIEEKTSTYSTAKYSTIKGKPFLIGPLARINHHINNLRPETKEVISTLKTSFPSYNSLHANVARAIEMLELAFEGIEITEELIASTPFKREVEIKPKAGTGYGVKEAPRGTLYHRYTFDDSGRCISANIITPTAQLQAIIEKDLADLIEFSPDVDDIELRKRAEMLIRAYDP; encoded by the coding sequence ATGAAAAGAGAGGTTAATATAAATCATCTTACAAGAGTGGAAGGTCATGGTGCTGTCAATATTGTTTTTGAAAATGAAAAATTAAAAGAAATAAAACTAAGATTTACAGAAGGACCAAGATTTTTTGAGTATATAACAAGAGAACGACTCTATACTGAAATTCCAAAAATTGTTTCAAGAATCTGCGGAATTTGTTATGTTTCTCATAGACTTGCTTCCATATCAGCAATTGAAAATGCTTTTGAGGTTGAGATTACTCCTGAGATAAAACTTCTAAGAAAACTTTTAGTAGTTGGAGAGTGTCTTGAAAGTCATGCTTTACATCTTTACTTCTTAGCACTTCCTGATTACATGGGGTACCCTTCAACTATTGCAATGGCAAAAGACTATCCAAACGTTGTAAAAAGAGGTTTTCTTCTAAAGGAAATTGGAAATAAAATTATGAAATTGATTGGTGGAAAAACTATCCATGGTGAAAATATACTTCCTGGAGGCTTTAAGTCTGTCCCTTCAAGAGAGCAGCTTCAAAAAGTTCAGGAAGACCTCTATAAAGCTATTCCAGAAATAAAAGCAACCATTTCCCTATTTGATTCTTTTGACTATCCAAAATTTAATAAGGAACATCCTATATCTCTTTGCATAAACGGTGATAAATTTGCTCTTTTAGGAGATAGTCTTGGACTTTCTGATGGAACTCTCTTTACAAAGAAAGAATATGAACTCTTTATAGAAGAGAAAACTTCTACCTATAGTACAGCAAAATATTCAACTATTAAAGGAAAACCTTTCCTTATAGGTCCTCTCGCAAGAATAAACCATCATATTAATAACTTAAGACCAGAAACAAAAGAAGTAATTTCAACTTTAAAAACATCCTTTCCTTCTTATAACTCTCTTCATGCAAATGTTGCAAGAGCAATTGAAATGCTTGAACTTGCTTTTGAAGGAATTGAAATTACAGAGGAACTTATTGCTTCTACTCCGTTTAAAAGGGAAGTGGAAATAAAGCCAAAAGCTGGAACAGGTTATGGGGTTAAAGAAGCACCAAGAGGAACTCTTTATCATAGGTATACATTTGATGATTCAGGAAGATGTATTTCAGCAAATATAATCACTCCAACTGCTCAGTTACAGGCAATAATAGAAAAGGATTTAGCAGATCTTATAGAGTTTTCTCCTGATGTGGATGATATAGAGTTAAGGAAAAGAGCGGAAATGCTCATTCGTGCTTATGACCCATGA
- a CDS encoding 4Fe-4S dicluster domain-containing protein — translation MDFHIDKAKILPKENAQQFLEGLKKFGVLIAPKKKEEKFYFDIIEDTSEVEFNYTRTILPPKKFLVPYRRKRFSYNVDTLDFESRFTPVDQVIFGIHSCDLHGISILDSIYLEENPDPRYLEVRKRTILIGLSCRPDEFCFCLSTGTAFPDGTNWDLFLTDIGNDYFVTIGSPKGDEIVLSLKELFREITKENLTLYKQSTSQKKLSFDLEKLPDLGRISQVIELEYDSEVWEEEAKRCLGCGTCTNVCPTCFCYTAVDVPDLDGKKVSRIEFTTSCQYPYYSLVAGGHYFKPKRSDRFKHRYYHKFVGYPYQIEKLGCVGCGRCSAECPAKISIVETIKKLRGVENEEKSGEVINETSAS, via the coding sequence ATGGATTTCCACATAGATAAAGCTAAGATACTTCCAAAAGAAAATGCTCAACAATTCCTTGAAGGTTTAAAAAAATTTGGTGTTTTAATTGCTCCTAAAAAAAAGGAAGAAAAATTTTACTTTGATATTATAGAAGATACATCTGAAGTTGAATTTAACTATACAAGAACAATTTTACCTCCAAAAAAATTTTTAGTACCTTATAGGAGAAAAAGATTTTCTTATAACGTAGATACTCTTGACTTTGAAAGTAGATTTACACCTGTAGATCAAGTAATTTTTGGAATTCATTCTTGCGATCTTCATGGAATTTCTATTCTTGATTCAATTTATTTAGAGGAAAATCCTGATCCACGATATCTAGAGGTAAGAAAGAGGACAATTTTAATAGGTTTATCCTGCAGACCAGATGAGTTTTGCTTCTGTCTTTCCACAGGAACAGCTTTCCCAGATGGTACAAATTGGGATCTTTTTCTTACAGATATAGGAAATGATTATTTCGTAACTATTGGAAGTCCTAAAGGTGATGAAATTGTTCTTTCCTTAAAAGAACTTTTTAGAGAAATAACAAAAGAAAATCTTACTCTTTATAAGCAAAGTACATCTCAGAAGAAACTATCTTTTGACTTAGAAAAACTTCCAGATCTTGGAAGAATATCACAAGTAATAGAACTTGAGTATGACTCGGAAGTATGGGAAGAGGAAGCAAAAAGGTGTCTTGGATGTGGAACATGTACAAATGTTTGTCCAACGTGCTTTTGCTATACAGCAGTTGATGTTCCTGATCTTGACGGAAAAAAAGTATCAAGGATAGAATTTACAACATCCTGTCAATATCCTTACTATTCTCTTGTTGCCGGTGGACACTACTTTAAACCAAAACGTTCAGATAGATTTAAACATCGTTATTACCATAAGTTTGTTGGCTATCCTTATCAAATAGAAAAGTTAGGATGTGTAGGTTGTGGAAGATGTTCTGCTGAGTGTCCTGCCAAGATAAGCATAGTGGAGACGATTAAAAAACTAAGAGGAGTTGAGAATGAAGAAAAGTCTGGAGAAGTTATTAACGAAACCTCTGCCAGTTAA
- a CDS encoding PilZ domain-containing protein: MAIFKHPHNLKKEKDKEVGEAFTRIFNLLKDKEVPIMLITFYKEVPVSCKALIDNVLESRIFVSFETCSYMKTFYDSSFIYLKITNAPKPIKAKKVDIFPEKKTIILEDFSFEEIPQERRKFVRVEPEEKFVVTVVKDNYSIKGIVADVSIGGIGVFFKTKPELSLGDKVEVNFILKGTPLSIEGEVRYVIKQGEVYRAGIEFKLQPKQEEIIAEYVMQRQFEILKELKMM, from the coding sequence TTGGCAATTTTCAAACACCCTCATAACCTTAAGAAAGAAAAGGATAAAGAAGTTGGAGAAGCATTCACAAGAATATTTAATCTACTAAAAGATAAAGAAGTCCCTATTATGCTTATAACGTTCTACAAGGAAGTTCCTGTTTCATGTAAAGCACTCATAGACAATGTATTAGAATCAAGGATTTTTGTTTCATTTGAAACTTGTTCTTACATGAAAACCTTTTATGACTCTTCATTTATATACCTAAAAATAACAAATGCTCCAAAACCTATAAAAGCAAAGAAAGTTGACATCTTTCCTGAAAAGAAAACAATTATCTTAGAAGACTTTTCTTTTGAGGAAATTCCTCAAGAAAGAAGAAAGTTTGTTAGGGTAGAACCTGAAGAAAAATTTGTTGTAACTGTTGTTAAGGATAACTATTCTATTAAAGGAATCGTTGCTGATGTCTCAATTGGAGGTATAGGTGTTTTCTTTAAAACTAAACCAGAGCTTTCTCTTGGCGATAAGGTTGAAGTTAATTTTATTTTGAAAGGAACTCCTTTAAGTATAGAAGGAGAAGTAAGATACGTTATAAAACAAGGAGAGGTCTACAGAGCAGGTATTGAGTTTAAACTTCAACCAAAACAGGAAGAAATAATTGCTGAGTATGTAATGCAGAGACAATTTGAAATACTTAAAGAGCTTAAGATGATGTAA
- the coaD gene encoding pantetheine-phosphate adenylyltransferase produces the protein MIKKAIYPGTFDPVTLGHIDIVRRGIELFQELIIGIAENPKKEPLFTLEERKKMFEESLKEVGLYEKVKVKTFNSLLVEFAKKEGAVAILRGIRIISDMDHEFTMASINRKLYPEIETVFLMPSDEYAYLSSSAVREIAFYGGDVSQFVTKCVETKLKEKIELFRKG, from the coding sequence ATGATAAAAAAAGCTATTTATCCTGGGACTTTTGATCCGGTTACCCTTGGTCATATTGATATAGTAAGAAGAGGTATAGAGCTTTTCCAGGAGTTAATAATTGGTATTGCTGAAAATCCTAAGAAAGAACCTCTTTTTACATTAGAAGAAAGGAAAAAAATGTTTGAAGAAAGTCTTAAAGAAGTAGGTCTTTATGAAAAAGTTAAAGTAAAAACTTTTAACTCTTTACTTGTTGAATTTGCAAAAAAAGAAGGAGCTGTAGCAATACTTAGAGGAATAAGAATTATTTCTGACATGGATCATGAATTTACAATGGCGTCTATTAACAGAAAACTTTACCCAGAAATAGAAACTGTTTTTCTTATGCCATCAGATGAATATGCTTATCTTTCTTCATCAGCTGTTAGAGAAATAGCTTTTTATGGAGGAGATGTTTCACAGTTTGTTACTAAATGTGTTGAAACTAAATTAAAAGAGAAGATAGAACTTTTTAGAAAAGGATAG
- a CDS encoding IS5-like element ISDeth1 family transposase, which produces MPKLRKKPILSGMKAKRLNFHKVLNLSKTYMNRRGQAVLVYLYPFKTKRGRPKKYPDEIILTLLFLQVAWNLSFRDLEYLAVQIFGRENIPDFSTYYYRLKQLPSILLVDFLNFVSRRLLGKYHKELRFLIIDGTGFKYNEIYPLKILRGKEIKEVKSHVKVVVLSVHLKDGKRFILTALPGESYASEVKLGEKIVRWLNERGFIWRALKGKPFLGDKAYDSIKFIELVLLVGLKPYIKVRETLRKGIKSEIRLKCKELLESDEIYRFRGLIESIFGEVKQDVGSYEKTKSFHIAQLFVLAKFILFNMGVLFFVWMIFQTLSLKVIDFLS; this is translated from the coding sequence TTGCCAAAATTAAGAAAAAAGCCTATCCTCTCCGGTATGAAAGCGAAAAGACTAAATTTCCACAAAGTACTCAACCTATCAAAAACATACATGAACCGGAGAGGACAGGCTGTACTGGTATATTTATATCCTTTTAAAACCAAAAGAGGAAGACCCAAGAAATACCCTGACGAGATAATTCTTACCCTTCTTTTCCTCCAAGTAGCCTGGAACCTATCATTCAGAGACCTTGAATATTTGGCAGTTCAGATATTTGGAAGAGAGAATATTCCTGATTTTTCAACCTATTATTACCGACTCAAGCAACTACCTTCCATTCTCCTTGTAGATTTTCTGAACTTTGTCTCTCGAAGACTCTTAGGGAAGTATCATAAAGAACTAAGATTTCTGATAATAGATGGAACTGGCTTCAAATACAATGAGATTTATCCATTGAAAATTCTAAGAGGCAAAGAGATAAAGGAGGTAAAAAGCCACGTTAAAGTTGTTGTATTAAGCGTTCATCTAAAAGATGGAAAAAGGTTCATTCTTACTGCATTACCTGGAGAGAGTTACGCTTCGGAAGTGAAACTTGGAGAGAAAATAGTTAGGTGGTTAAACGAAAGGGGATTTATATGGAGAGCTTTGAAAGGAAAGCCATTTTTAGGAGACAAAGCTTATGACAGCATTAAGTTTATTGAGCTTGTTCTGTTAGTAGGCTTAAAGCCTTACATAAAGGTGAGAGAAACATTAAGGAAGGGAATTAAATCTGAGATTAGGCTTAAATGCAAAGAGCTTTTAGAATCTGATGAAATTTACAGGTTTAGAGGACTGATAGAGAGTATTTTTGGAGAAGTTAAGCAGGATGTTGGAAGTTACGAGAAAACAAAGAGCTTTCATATAGCTCAACTGTTTGTTTTAGCTAAGTTTATCCTCTTTAACATGGGAGTTTTGTTCTTTGTCTGGATGATTTTTCAAACACTCTCTCTTAAGGTTATTGACTTCCTTTCTTAA
- a CDS encoding FAD/NAD(P)-binding protein, with translation MKKSLEKLLTKPLPVNPFKPEKALITDVEDLAPDHKKFSFVFLDEKVNEEWNHIPGQFVMLTVPKGGEIPISICSSPTRRGTVELTVRKVGRKTEVLHKMQPGDLVAIRGPYGNGFPVEIMEGHNVLIIAGGLGIAPLRSLIWYILDKRHLYKDVYILYGTRNYESVLYKDELRRLKERKDIKCLYILDKFENEEDRKWADREGLLTALIPEVSLDPKETYVAVCGPPVAYKFIGKELIKNGYPESQVFVSLERKMECGIGKCGHCQIGYKFACVDGPIFPLWDTKNLPEMI, from the coding sequence ATGAAGAAAAGTCTGGAGAAGTTATTAACGAAACCTCTGCCAGTTAATCCATTTAAGCCCGAAAAAGCTCTAATAACGGATGTAGAAGATTTAGCTCCAGACCACAAGAAATTTTCATTTGTTTTTCTTGATGAAAAAGTTAATGAAGAATGGAATCATATTCCTGGTCAATTTGTAATGTTAACTGTTCCAAAAGGTGGAGAAATTCCAATTTCCATTTGTTCGTCTCCGACAAGAAGGGGAACAGTAGAATTAACTGTTAGAAAAGTTGGAAGAAAAACAGAAGTACTTCACAAGATGCAGCCAGGAGACTTAGTTGCAATAAGAGGCCCTTACGGTAATGGTTTTCCTGTAGAGATAATGGAAGGACATAATGTTTTAATAATTGCTGGAGGGCTTGGTATTGCACCACTTCGTTCTCTCATCTGGTATATCCTTGATAAGAGACATCTTTACAAAGATGTGTATATTCTCTATGGGACAAGAAATTATGAAAGCGTTCTCTATAAGGATGAATTAAGAAGATTAAAAGAGAGAAAAGATATTAAGTGTCTTTATATTCTTGATAAATTTGAAAACGAAGAAGATAGAAAGTGGGCAGATAGAGAAGGTCTTCTTACAGCTCTAATTCCTGAAGTTAGCCTTGATCCAAAGGAAACTTACGTTGCCGTATGCGGACCGCCTGTTGCATACAAGTTTATAGGTAAGGAGCTTATAAAAAATGGTTATCCTGAAAGTCAAGTTTTTGTTTCTTTGGAAAGAAAAATGGAGTGTGGAATAGGAAAGTGTGGCCATTGTCAGATAGGCTATAAGTTTGCATGTGTTGATGGTCCAATCTTTCCGCTCTGGGACACAAAAAATCTTCCGGAGATGATCTAA